From Kiritimatiellia bacterium, a single genomic window includes:
- a CDS encoding DUF2075 domain-containing protein — translation TVAAGSITFSKRKDMAAQKAGRKKFPQNAHRVLLTRDRQGMVIFVPPGEKKDPTRSPEYDERTYQYLGKIGIPVLQ, via the coding sequence AACTGTAGCGGCTGGAAGCATCACATTTTCAAAGAGAAAGGACATGGCGGCTCAAAAGGCGGGCCGCAAAAAGTTTCCTCAAAATGCCCATCGCGTTCTCCTGACCCGCGACCGCCAGGGCATGGTCATCTTCGTCCCACCGGGCGAGAAAAAAGATCCGACTCGCTCCCCGGAGTATGATGAACGGACCTATCAATACTTGGGCAAGATTGGCATTCCCGTGCTTCAATAG